In the Rubrivivax gelatinosus IL144 genome, GCACCAGCATCGACTGCATGCGCTCGTCGGCGCCGGCGGGCGCGCGGCCGCGGCCGTTGTCCGGATGGCAGGCGACGCAGGACAGGCGGTTGTAGAGCGGCCCCAGGCCGCCGCCGGGCCCCGGGCCGTCGCTCCAGGGGCGCTGGAACAAGGCCCGGCCTTCGGCGAAAGCGGCGCGCCCGGCTTCGTCCAGGCCGGGCAGCGGCTGGCCGAAGGGGGCGGCCGCCGCCGCCGGCAGGGCCATCGCCGCCGCGGCGCAGGCGAGCCCGGCCTGGCGCCACCAGACCCGCCTCATGCCAGCAGCGCAGCGGCTTCGCGGCGGCGTTGCGCCGCCGCCGCCCGCCAGCCCAGCTCCAGCGCGCCAGGTTCAGTCGGCGCGGCGTGCTCGACGTAGCGGAAACGCGATTGCAGCGCCGGGTCGGCGGCTTCGGCTTCGGTCAGTGGCGGCGTTTCCAGCAGCTTGCGCGCCTCGGCGGCGCTGGGCCGGCCGGCGGCTTCGGCAGCGTGCAGCTTCTGCCAGAGCGCGGCGTGTTCGTCGGCGTCGGCGACGAAGACCTGGTCGAACAGCGCCGCCAGCAGGCCGTGGCGCGGCTGGCCGGCGGCGTTGTCGTAGTCGTAGCCGCCGCGCGCCGCCGCGTCGAAGGGGTTGAAGTAGCCGGCCGGCAGCCGGGCGTAGACCGAGGGCCGCACCGGCAGCTTGCGGATCGTCGGGTGGGCGAGCAGCGTCTGGCCGGCCTCGGACAGCAGGTAGCGCACGAAGGCCAGCGCCTCGGCACGGTGCGGTGCCGCCTGGGCGACGGCGACGTGCGCCGGGTTCAGCCCGCCGTGCGCCGGATAGGCGAAGGCCAGCGGCGCGCCGCGTGCCACCGCTGACGCAGCGAAGAAGTCGATCGTCAGCCCGATCGCGGCGCGACCGGCCGTGACCTCGTCGCCGATCAGCGTGCCGCCGGCCGGCACCCAGCGCGAATGGCCGGCGATCGCGCTCCAGAGCGCCCAGCCGCGCTGCCAGCCGAAGGCCTGCAGCACGATGTCGACGAGCACCGGCGCGAAACCGACGCGCGACGGGATCGGCGCCGCGATCTGCCCGGCCCAGCGCGCTTCGGCGAGTTCGGGCCAGTCGCGCGGCACCGGCAGGCCCAGCGCCTGCAGCCGCGCCGGCGCGTGCACGAAGCCGTAGCCGGCGACCTCGGTGGCGAGGTAGCGGCCGCCGGGGTCGGAGATCTGCGTGCCGCCGATGCGCGCCGGCAGGCCGTCGCGCGGCACGTCGGCCTCGGCCAGCGCCGCCAGCGTGCCGGCGTTGGCCAGCGCCGCGAAGGTGCGCGGCGAGGCCGCCCAGACGACGTCGACGCCGCGGCCTTCGGCGCTCGCCAGGTACTCCGGCATCTGGTGCGGCAGCCGCCAGCGCAGCTGCAGCTTCAGGCCCGGATGCGCTTTCTCGAACGCCGCCTCGAAACGCGTCAGCGTGTCCTGCGGGTAGGACGTCAGCACGATCACCGGGCGGCGCGGGCGCGCCTGGGCCGAGGGCAGGGCGGCGGCGGCGAGTGCGCCGCAGCCGGCGATGAACTGGCGCCGCGTGGCG is a window encoding:
- a CDS encoding ABC transporter substrate-binding protein — encoded protein: MSSDLRATRRQFIAGCGALAAAALPSAQARPRRPVIVLTSYPQDTLTRFEAAFEKAHPGLKLQLRWRLPHQMPEYLASAEGRGVDVVWAASPRTFAALANAGTLAALAEADVPRDGLPARIGGTQISDPGGRYLATEVAGYGFVHAPARLQALGLPVPRDWPELAEARWAGQIAAPIPSRVGFAPVLVDIVLQAFGWQRGWALWSAIAGHSRWVPAGGTLIGDEVTAGRAAIGLTIDFFAASAVARGAPLAFAYPAHGGLNPAHVAVAQAAPHRAEALAFVRYLLSEAGQTLLAHPTIRKLPVRPSVYARLPAGYFNPFDAAARGGYDYDNAAGQPRHGLLAALFDQVFVADADEHAALWQKLHAAEAAGRPSAAEARKLLETPPLTEAEAADPALQSRFRYVEHAAPTEPGALELGWRAAAAQRRREAAALLA